The Roseiconus lacunae genome has a segment encoding these proteins:
- a CDS encoding two-component system sensor histidine kinase NtrB, whose amino-acid sequence MGSAFSDSSERRLALLESLLRNAVDAIVTIDTAGIILSANPATERLFGYRPDEVIGFNVGVLLPESEQREHDWFLDRFLRTGEAHILGLSREVQGRRKDGTIFPVHLAVSESVVDGDRFFTGILRDISDVKATESRLEELSHDLERQVQSRSEELRQTQVELSHEEKFAAMGRVSGGIAHEIRNPLNVLKSSAYFLLNATEVSEAKRQEHLRRIERQVAVIDTIVSALSATSRMRDAERQETDLIWLIKTLITKEAFPATIRFQFDHASDLPPVMVDSAQMQIVFRNLFRNAIEAMSHEGTITVRIAAEDHGLTLVIEDEGMGIENELLGRIMEPFYSTKSRGMGLGLPLCRLILEKNGGEIEIDSQVGKGTTVKILLPTTGG is encoded by the coding sequence ATGGGCTCCGCTTTTTCCGATTCCTCCGAACGCCGCCTCGCATTACTGGAATCGCTATTGCGAAATGCGGTCGACGCAATCGTGACCATCGACACCGCGGGGATCATCTTATCCGCTAATCCGGCGACCGAGCGATTGTTTGGGTACCGACCTGACGAAGTCATCGGTTTCAACGTCGGTGTGCTTCTTCCTGAGTCTGAGCAGCGGGAACACGATTGGTTTCTCGATCGATTTTTGCGAACCGGTGAAGCTCACATTTTGGGGCTCAGCCGAGAAGTCCAGGGCCGCAGAAAAGATGGCACCATCTTTCCTGTCCATCTCGCCGTGAGCGAGTCCGTCGTCGATGGCGATCGATTCTTTACGGGGATCCTTCGCGACATCAGTGACGTCAAAGCGACCGAAAGCCGACTCGAAGAACTCAGTCACGATTTGGAACGACAGGTTCAATCTCGATCGGAAGAGTTGCGGCAAACACAGGTCGAACTTAGCCACGAAGAAAAGTTTGCGGCAATGGGACGGGTCTCCGGTGGGATCGCCCATGAGATTCGCAATCCTTTGAACGTACTCAAAAGTTCGGCGTACTTTCTGCTTAATGCGACTGAGGTTAGTGAGGCTAAGCGACAGGAGCACCTTCGCCGAATCGAGAGGCAGGTCGCGGTGATCGATACTATCGTGTCGGCCTTGTCCGCGACGTCACGAATGCGCGATGCCGAACGACAAGAGACCGACTTGATCTGGTTGATCAAGACTCTGATTACTAAGGAAGCGTTCCCCGCGACGATTCGTTTTCAGTTCGATCATGCTTCGGATCTGCCCCCCGTGATGGTCGATTCAGCACAGATGCAGATCGTTTTTCGGAATCTATTCCGCAACGCCATCGAAGCGATGTCGCACGAAGGCACCATCACAGTTCGTATCGCGGCAGAGGACCATGGTTTGACGTTAGTTATCGAGGACGAAGGAATGGGGATCGAGAACGAGTTGCTCGGCAGGATTATGGAGCCGTTTTATTCGACCAAATCGCGTGGCATGGGGCTGGGGCTTCCCCTGTGCCGATTGATCCTGGAAAAGAATGGTGGTGAGATCGAGATCGACAGTCAGGTCGGAAAGGGGACCACGGTGAAGATTCTGCTACCAACGACCGGTGGGTGA
- a CDS encoding ATP-dependent helicase, producing the protein MDEPSTSNSTLLRHLTPEQQSAVVHIDGPMLTLAGPGSGKTRVVTHRIAHLLEHGIPEWQIAALTFTNKAADEMRARVDALVPGKQVWMGTFHRFCAQLLRRYASMVGLQENYSIYDTSDSKQAMKRAIAAAGVSTSHASPDMIANLISKAKNKLITPDVWQAQMLSPQEKVASQVYPIYQQQLLTANAVDFDDLLLHVANLLRQNPELRSDLDAHFRYIMVDEYQDTNLAQYAIVRGLSVDYPNLAVTGDPDQSIYGWRGADLNNILDFEKDYPDVKTVRLEQNYRSTPNILRAADQLIRHNRRRKQKDLFTDNDEGAPVTLRICSDGFDEADSIADEIVNLIACETARPSDFAIFCRMNSLTRSVEHALRGRGVPYQIVNGVEFYQRKEVKDVLSYLHLVNNPGHDVALTRVINTPTRGIGAKTIERLQGFADRNAIPMLEAARRVDEIDALAKRSRTMVSKFVDLYDKIATKATASLEDLMRYLVQETKYDQYLEKTASDSDDSSPTANIDELITAGADFDRRHPEDGSLDTFLEQVALVSDTDAFDDSDERVTLMTLHASKGLEFPRVYIIGVEDDLLPHKRSKDDDSQFEEERRLFFVGITRAEQTLQISCCKRRMIRGERRPVIPSPFLNELPLDEIKRVDTSVNRGPWFDSVDQSTPSDWDMPEIQVNANEDTSFDFGANTNQTNEAVAAFDGPDDSDITMTPDEPPTEPSSTAAVPEIGALKTAADLMTVNRPPITAFQEGTQVRHMDYGVGTIIAVSGRGPKRMARVRFGEEEHSFRLAFAPLQIED; encoded by the coding sequence ATGGATGAGCCCAGCACATCGAATTCGACGCTTTTACGGCACTTGACGCCCGAGCAGCAAAGTGCGGTCGTACATATCGATGGACCGATGCTAACGCTGGCCGGACCTGGAAGTGGCAAGACGCGCGTCGTCACACACCGGATCGCCCACCTGCTCGAACACGGCATCCCCGAATGGCAAATTGCGGCGTTGACGTTCACCAACAAGGCCGCCGACGAGATGCGTGCCCGAGTCGACGCGCTGGTTCCCGGCAAACAAGTCTGGATGGGTACGTTTCACCGTTTTTGCGCGCAGCTACTGCGTCGCTACGCGTCGATGGTCGGGCTTCAAGAAAACTACTCGATCTACGACACCAGCGATTCCAAGCAAGCAATGAAACGTGCGATTGCTGCGGCTGGCGTGTCGACCTCGCATGCCTCACCAGACATGATCGCCAATCTGATCAGTAAGGCGAAGAACAAGCTGATCACACCGGACGTCTGGCAAGCTCAGATGCTCAGCCCTCAGGAAAAGGTCGCATCGCAGGTTTATCCGATCTACCAACAACAGCTGTTGACCGCCAACGCCGTCGACTTTGATGACTTGCTGCTACATGTCGCGAACCTGTTGCGACAAAATCCCGAGTTGCGATCCGACTTGGACGCGCACTTTCGATACATCATGGTCGATGAGTACCAGGACACGAACCTTGCGCAATACGCCATCGTGCGCGGCTTGTCGGTCGATTACCCGAACTTAGCGGTCACCGGAGACCCCGATCAATCGATCTATGGATGGCGAGGCGCGGACCTGAATAACATCCTGGATTTCGAAAAGGATTACCCGGATGTTAAAACAGTACGTCTGGAACAAAACTATCGTAGCACGCCAAATATCCTTCGCGCCGCCGATCAATTGATCCGGCACAATCGCCGCCGAAAACAAAAAGACCTCTTTACCGACAACGACGAGGGCGCACCGGTCACCCTTCGGATCTGTTCGGATGGTTTTGACGAAGCCGACTCGATTGCCGACGAAATTGTCAACCTGATCGCGTGCGAAACGGCTCGCCCGAGCGACTTCGCGATCTTCTGCCGCATGAACTCGCTAACGCGATCGGTCGAGCATGCGCTGCGTGGCCGTGGAGTCCCCTACCAAATCGTCAACGGCGTTGAGTTCTATCAACGCAAAGAAGTCAAAGACGTCTTATCGTACCTCCACTTGGTAAACAATCCCGGTCATGATGTAGCACTGACCCGCGTGATCAACACGCCCACACGCGGTATCGGCGCGAAAACAATTGAACGACTTCAGGGATTCGCAGACCGCAACGCGATCCCGATGCTCGAAGCGGCACGCCGAGTCGACGAGATCGACGCGCTTGCCAAACGTAGCCGCACCATGGTCAGCAAATTCGTCGATCTGTACGACAAAATCGCAACCAAAGCGACCGCGTCTTTAGAGGACTTGATGCGGTACCTGGTCCAAGAAACCAAGTACGATCAGTACCTCGAAAAAACGGCCAGTGACAGCGATGACTCCAGTCCCACGGCCAACATCGACGAGCTGATTACTGCGGGTGCCGACTTCGATCGTCGGCACCCCGAGGACGGATCGCTTGACACGTTCCTCGAACAAGTTGCCTTGGTGAGCGACACGGATGCATTCGACGATAGCGACGAACGCGTCACGCTGATGACACTGCATGCATCGAAAGGCTTGGAATTCCCTCGCGTCTACATCATCGGTGTCGAAGACGACCTGTTGCCTCACAAGCGTTCCAAAGACGACGATTCACAATTCGAAGAAGAGCGACGACTGTTTTTCGTTGGCATTACCCGTGCCGAACAAACGCTGCAAATCAGTTGCTGCAAACGGCGGATGATTCGTGGCGAACGACGTCCGGTGATCCCCAGTCCATTCCTCAATGAACTTCCGCTCGATGAAATTAAGCGCGTCGACACGTCGGTCAATCGAGGCCCCTGGTTCGACAGCGTTGACCAGAGCACGCCGTCGGACTGGGACATGCCCGAGATCCAAGTCAACGCGAACGAGGACACTTCGTTCGACTTTGGTGCGAACACCAACCAAACCAATGAAGCCGTCGCGGCGTTCGATGGTCCGGACGATTCAGACATTACGATGACGCCGGACGAGCCCCCGACCGAGCCTTCAAGTACTGCAGCCGTCCCAGAGATCGGTGCGTTGAAAACGGCAGCAGATTTGATGACCGTCAACCGACCGCCGATCACTGCGTTTCAAGAAGGAACCCAAGTACGACACATGGACTACGGAGTCGGTACGATCATCGCTGTCAGCGGACGGGGCCCCAAACGGATGGCACGCGTTCGCTTTGGCGAAGAAGAGCACAGCTTTCGCTTGGCCTTCGCTCCGCTACAGATTGAAGATTAG
- a CDS encoding PSD1 and planctomycete cytochrome C domain-containing protein produces MKRPSNWLFPLTVLLGISTALNGTSQATAAEKAERLAFFENHVRPLLAKHCFDCHNAEKQEGGLRLDVRENLLRGGDSGPSLVIGKPEQSLLIEAVRHEGLEMPPEKPLADEDIAKLVRWIRDGANWPDDQVASKPSLGDQEAIRSAADQHWAFRPIEKPPMPMVSDPDWGSQPIDRLILAKLDENQLRPSAQTNRPTLIRRAFHDLIGLPPTPAVIDAVFGQSNLRGMNYRQIIDGLLASQHYGERMARHWMDVARYADTRDFLAAADLRYPFAFTYRDWLIHAFNEDVRFDDFVRLQLAADHLTDQPDDPNLAALGFLSVGPLFRNNVPERVADRIDVVTRGLMGMTGSCARCHDHKYDPISIEDYYSLYGIFRDSQRPDTLPTIESPLGNEVPEALANDFSIKLQTEKDKLAAYEAELANTAMKAFAENASDYLIGYVELNIDKTETTRGLKTKRKLEETALTPIARNLDAFRREAANRDHPILGPIADLIAVPDQSFQGRRTKYIRTHPNLYPTIREAVEQSSTRMELAERIGAVLEAAATEPDGSPVGDFVVAQTSGPFFITPQAASQASRLLGKGRQALLKFQRAIADVEATHPGAPDKAMVVRDAEKLAPTFVMFRGEPSRRGPKVERRFLSYFAGDNAPFENGSGRLELAEHIVSPDNPLTARVIVNRVWRMHFGQGLVDDAGDFGLRSDAPVQGPLLDFLAASLMEHDWSIKWLHRTIMMSKTYRQSSSAMNPPVRDDGIGADEIDSTNRLLWRQNRRRLDFESMRDSMLAVAGTVDLKIGGRSVELSQTPHPVRRTLYAYVDRVDPNPLFATFDVPSPDVSSAQRTETLVPQQALFAMNNPFVTEQARAMTGSSEFLAAVDDESRIQALFQMSHQRAPRPNEMAMLKRFVNEAETLTPQTGPIWSYGYGPVKTESDEDDGFISLSHFDGKRYTYEPKFPSPDKGFVMLSKTGGHPGKSSKTCSILRFTAPEAMTVRIAGTLQRSSDRGDGIAAQVRLGNAVVFATTTQDDEPIKTVAGYHQVDAGEHVDFVVDPIKTSTSDGYRWTVLVEKRSDDRKDILHSWHSARDFGGPPPPAMTPWEQTAQALLMTNEFLFVD; encoded by the coding sequence ATGAAACGCCCATCAAATTGGCTCTTTCCGCTGACCGTCCTCCTAGGTATTTCCACCGCGCTGAATGGTACGTCACAAGCGACCGCTGCCGAAAAAGCGGAGCGGTTGGCATTCTTCGAAAACCACGTCCGTCCTCTGCTGGCAAAGCATTGCTTTGATTGTCACAACGCCGAAAAACAAGAAGGCGGGTTGCGACTGGACGTGCGTGAGAATCTGTTGCGTGGCGGTGATAGTGGTCCCAGCCTGGTCATCGGAAAACCGGAGCAGAGTTTGCTGATCGAAGCGGTTCGGCACGAAGGATTGGAGATGCCTCCGGAAAAGCCGTTGGCCGACGAGGACATTGCCAAACTGGTCCGCTGGATCCGTGACGGAGCCAATTGGCCCGACGATCAAGTCGCATCGAAGCCATCTTTAGGCGACCAGGAAGCAATTCGCTCGGCCGCGGACCAGCACTGGGCATTTCGCCCGATCGAGAAGCCACCGATGCCGATGGTGAGCGATCCGGATTGGGGTTCGCAGCCGATTGATCGATTGATACTCGCCAAACTCGACGAAAATCAACTCCGCCCCTCGGCACAAACCAATCGGCCAACGCTGATTCGTCGAGCCTTCCACGACTTGATCGGCCTTCCTCCGACGCCGGCTGTCATCGACGCGGTGTTCGGGCAGTCGAATCTTCGAGGTATGAACTATCGTCAGATCATCGACGGACTGCTCGCCAGTCAACATTATGGCGAGCGGATGGCAAGGCACTGGATGGATGTCGCACGTTATGCCGACACTCGCGACTTTCTCGCCGCCGCCGATCTGCGTTATCCATTTGCGTTCACTTACCGGGACTGGTTGATCCATGCATTCAACGAAGACGTGCGGTTTGACGATTTCGTCAGGTTGCAACTCGCGGCAGATCATTTGACCGATCAACCCGACGATCCCAATCTGGCCGCGTTAGGATTCTTGTCTGTCGGCCCCCTGTTTCGCAACAACGTCCCCGAACGGGTTGCCGATCGAATCGATGTGGTGACCCGAGGATTGATGGGGATGACCGGGTCTTGTGCTCGTTGTCATGACCACAAGTACGATCCGATTTCGATTGAAGATTACTATTCGCTTTACGGAATCTTCCGTGACAGCCAGCGTCCGGACACGCTGCCTACCATCGAAAGCCCGCTGGGTAACGAAGTGCCTGAAGCGTTGGCGAACGACTTTTCGATCAAATTGCAAACCGAAAAGGACAAGCTTGCCGCTTACGAGGCGGAATTGGCCAATACGGCAATGAAAGCGTTCGCCGAAAACGCTTCGGACTATCTGATCGGCTATGTCGAACTGAACATCGACAAGACGGAGACCACGCGAGGACTGAAGACGAAGCGAAAATTGGAAGAGACGGCGCTCACACCGATTGCTCGAAATCTGGATGCCTTTCGGCGTGAAGCGGCCAATCGTGACCACCCCATCCTCGGGCCGATCGCGGATTTGATTGCCGTACCGGACCAGTCCTTTCAGGGACGACGAACCAAGTACATCCGAACCCACCCAAACTTGTACCCGACCATTCGCGAAGCGGTTGAACAATCATCAACGCGGATGGAACTGGCCGAACGAATCGGTGCCGTTTTGGAGGCTGCCGCGACAGAGCCCGACGGTAGTCCCGTCGGTGATTTCGTCGTCGCGCAGACGAGCGGACCATTTTTCATCACCCCACAGGCCGCGTCGCAAGCCTCGCGTTTGCTGGGCAAAGGCCGACAAGCCTTACTTAAATTTCAGCGTGCCATCGCCGATGTCGAAGCGACTCACCCAGGCGCACCCGACAAGGCAATGGTGGTTCGCGACGCGGAAAAGCTCGCTCCGACGTTTGTCATGTTTCGAGGCGAACCGTCGCGACGCGGCCCCAAAGTCGAACGGCGTTTCCTGTCCTACTTCGCCGGTGACAATGCCCCCTTTGAAAACGGCAGCGGCCGTCTGGAGTTGGCCGAACACATCGTGTCGCCGGACAATCCACTGACCGCACGTGTGATCGTTAATCGCGTTTGGCGGATGCATTTTGGACAGGGCTTGGTCGACGATGCCGGTGACTTTGGATTGCGTAGCGACGCTCCAGTGCAAGGTCCACTGCTCGATTTCCTTGCCGCTTCGTTAATGGAGCATGACTGGTCAATTAAGTGGTTGCATCGGACAATCATGATGTCCAAAACGTATCGACAATCCTCATCGGCGATGAACCCGCCAGTACGTGATGACGGAATCGGGGCGGACGAAATCGATTCGACAAACAGATTGCTCTGGCGACAAAACCGTCGTCGCCTAGATTTTGAATCGATGAGAGATTCGATGCTAGCCGTTGCCGGAACGGTGGATTTAAAGATCGGCGGCCGATCGGTGGAACTTTCCCAAACACCTCATCCGGTCCGGCGAACGTTGTATGCCTACGTCGACCGCGTCGACCCAAATCCCCTGTTCGCGACCTTTGACGTCCCGTCTCCCGACGTGTCTTCGGCGCAGCGAACCGAGACTCTAGTGCCCCAACAAGCGCTTTTTGCGATGAATAACCCCTTCGTTACCGAACAGGCACGGGCGATGACTGGGTCGAGCGAGTTTCTGGCGGCGGTTGACGATGAATCGAGAATCCAAGCCTTGTTTCAAATGTCGCATCAACGTGCCCCTCGCCCCAATGAAATGGCAATGCTGAAACGGTTCGTTAACGAAGCGGAAACGCTCACGCCACAAACGGGACCGATTTGGAGCTATGGATACGGACCCGTAAAAACCGAATCGGACGAAGATGATGGTTTCATTTCGCTGTCTCACTTTGACGGTAAACGCTACACCTACGAACCCAAGTTCCCTTCACCAGACAAAGGGTTTGTGATGCTGTCCAAGACCGGCGGTCATCCCGGAAAATCCTCGAAGACATGTAGCATTTTGAGGTTCACGGCCCCCGAGGCAATGACGGTACGAATAGCTGGCACACTGCAACGAAGTAGCGACCGTGGTGATGGCATTGCCGCCCAAGTGCGTCTCGGCAATGCCGTGGTGTTCGCAACAACCACCCAGGACGACGAACCAATAAAAACGGTTGCCGGCTATCACCAAGTCGACGCGGGTGAGCACGTCGACTTTGTTGTCGATCCGATCAAGACCTCCACATCGGACGGTTATCGGTGGACGGTGCTCGTAGAAAAACGCAGTGACGATCGGAAAGACATCCTGCACTCGTGGCATTCGGCTCGCGACTTCGGCGGCCCCCCACCTCCGGCGATGACACCGTGGGAACAAACCGCGCAAGCCTTATTGATGACCAATGAATTTTTGTTCGTCGATTAG
- a CDS encoding YitT family protein, with amino-acid sequence MRRYLIDYTAILLAGFLYALALKYFVLPSKVVLTGTEGIATALSYYYDSYWLFIGLYLLFQLVLLTFAFFRVSRVFAWRSFIVVATVVAGLAFLPELQFAQPEPQNERIILVLFGGLLAGVAKALAFTHRGSTGDEDILGAYFAAKYLKPVGSIAIVAAIGSTGFGLLMDYLKNGQFESVVNTLMYTCIYIFASAETLNNLYRKFKITMFAIVTRCEKEVGNAITQASEHRTYTTHQGTGGRSGDSFVIVRTIITHEELPQVMAAVESADPDCFHYYHDIEGVSGRYYISPIG; translated from the coding sequence ATGCGTCGATACTTGATCGACTATACCGCGATTCTCTTGGCTGGTTTCTTGTATGCACTCGCCCTGAAATACTTTGTTTTGCCATCCAAGGTGGTGCTGACGGGGACCGAGGGGATCGCAACGGCCCTGTCCTACTACTATGACAGCTACTGGCTATTTATCGGGCTATACCTGTTGTTTCAATTGGTGCTGTTGACGTTTGCGTTCTTTCGCGTCAGCCGGGTGTTTGCGTGGCGGTCATTCATCGTCGTCGCGACGGTGGTCGCCGGACTTGCATTTTTGCCTGAACTGCAATTTGCCCAGCCAGAACCACAAAACGAGCGGATCATTTTGGTACTTTTCGGTGGTCTGCTCGCGGGCGTCGCGAAAGCACTCGCGTTCACCCATCGTGGATCCACCGGGGACGAGGACATTTTGGGAGCCTACTTCGCCGCGAAGTATCTCAAACCGGTCGGCTCAATTGCGATCGTGGCGGCAATCGGTTCAACCGGTTTTGGGTTGCTGATGGACTATCTGAAAAACGGACAATTCGAGTCGGTTGTCAACACGTTGATGTACACGTGCATTTATATCTTCGCGTCTGCGGAAACCCTGAATAACTTATATCGGAAGTTCAAAATCACGATGTTTGCGATCGTTACTCGGTGTGAGAAAGAAGTTGGGAACGCGATTACCCAAGCATCCGAGCACCGAACTTACACGACACATCAAGGGACCGGTGGACGCAGTGGTGATTCGTTTGTCATCGTGCGTACGATCATCACCCATGAAGAATTGCCGCAAGTGATGGCGGCTGTCGAGTCCGCCGACCCCGATTGTTTTCACTACTACCATGACATCGAAGGAGTGTCCGGACGCTACTACATCTCGCCGATCGGGTAG
- a CDS encoding sigma-54-dependent transcriptional regulator encodes MTDTPIKLLLVEDEDDIRESCVRWMERKGHKVDAAASGADALSLCEQKNFDVAVFDMNMPGMSGIELLQRVVQKKIEMEVIILTGQGTIEAAVAAMKMGACDFLTKPCSLGDLEHHCVLARDRGRLRRENQQLKAIISRSKPSVDLIGDSPSMLQVRKMITKVAPTDKPVLILGESGTGKEVVARAIQQNSPLADKPFVTINCAALPEQLVESELFGHQKGSFTGATADKPGLFEIADGGTLFIDELGELPLALQPKLLRVLEDGSMRRIGSHRERIVNVRIIAATNRSLADEVSQGRFREDLYYRINVLSLELPPLRDRPGDIDRLIDYHLPVPWHIDDAAREALNRYYWPGNIRQLINVIQRATILADGNDITPDDLPSEVVRVLDGADHSSPPTSPNATAPIELPSSLKLDDVAKHHVLRVLELENGNKAKTARVLGIHRRKLYRLLERFANLEAERATPAIES; translated from the coding sequence ATGACCGACACGCCCATCAAACTGTTGCTTGTCGAAGACGAAGACGACATCCGTGAATCCTGTGTTCGCTGGATGGAACGCAAAGGTCACAAGGTTGATGCGGCGGCAAGCGGAGCCGACGCACTCAGTCTCTGCGAACAGAAAAATTTCGACGTTGCCGTTTTTGATATGAACATGCCGGGGATGAGCGGCATCGAATTATTACAACGAGTGGTGCAAAAAAAGATCGAGATGGAGGTCATTATATTGACCGGCCAAGGCACCATCGAAGCGGCCGTCGCTGCGATGAAAATGGGTGCCTGCGATTTCTTGACCAAACCATGTTCATTGGGAGACTTGGAGCATCATTGCGTTTTGGCGCGTGATCGTGGAAGGCTGCGGAGAGAAAATCAACAGCTGAAAGCGATTATCTCGCGAAGTAAGCCATCGGTTGACTTGATCGGCGACTCGCCGTCGATGTTGCAAGTTCGCAAAATGATCACGAAGGTAGCGCCCACCGATAAACCCGTCCTGATTTTGGGCGAAAGCGGCACCGGGAAAGAAGTGGTCGCCCGTGCGATCCAACAGAATAGCCCATTGGCAGACAAGCCGTTTGTCACGATCAATTGCGCGGCCCTACCGGAGCAGTTGGTCGAAAGCGAATTGTTCGGCCACCAAAAAGGATCTTTCACGGGCGCGACAGCAGACAAGCCGGGACTGTTTGAAATCGCCGATGGCGGAACCTTGTTCATCGACGAACTGGGAGAATTGCCGCTCGCGCTACAACCGAAGTTGCTTCGAGTGCTTGAAGACGGTTCGATGCGTCGAATCGGTTCACATCGCGAGCGGATCGTGAATGTACGCATCATCGCGGCAACGAACCGCAGCTTGGCCGACGAAGTGTCTCAGGGACGTTTCCGCGAAGACCTGTACTATCGAATCAACGTCCTTTCACTGGAATTGCCGCCACTGCGTGATCGTCCCGGCGACATCGATCGACTGATCGACTATCACTTGCCGGTCCCCTGGCACATCGACGACGCCGCACGCGAAGCCTTGAACCGCTATTACTGGCCGGGAAACATTCGTCAGTTGATCAATGTGATTCAACGGGCGACGATCCTTGCCGACGGAAACGATATCACTCCAGACGACTTACCATCGGAAGTCGTCCGCGTACTCGACGGCGCCGATCATTCTTCGCCTCCAACGAGTCCGAACGCTACGGCGCCGATCGAATTACCCAGTTCTCTAAAACTTGACGATGTCGCCAAGCACCATGTGCTTCGTGTGCTGGAACTCGAAAACGGTAACAAAGCCAAAACGGCTCGCGTACTGGGAATTCACCGTCGAAAGCTGTACCGATTGCTCGAACGCTTTGCTAACCTCGAAGCGGAACGGGCCACGCCAGCGATCGAGTCTTAG
- a CDS encoding beta-ketoacyl-[acyl-carrier-protein] synthase family protein, which translates to MDSVAYRRVVITGTGVISPLGNDPQGLVTRLRSLESGIAPLTQVPHGVLPFDSAAEASEFTGDISEYGPMDKKLQRTIRKGSKVMCREIEMGVAAAQLAMHDSAINDGEVDRARFGVVYGSDYIMSLPQEFAAGIAKCLDQDGNFEFEKWGELGKPEVNPLWLLKYLPNMPASHIAIYNDLRGPNNSITVREASAGAAIAEAYSTISRGHADVLTVGATGSRIHPLRSLHAAMQETLAGEQDDPTMMSRPFAEGRDGSVLGEGAGAMVCESLEHAQGRGATILGEVVGYGSSAVGPLGGKAFLRTAIANVLRAALGEEDPKAIGHIHAHGLGTVECDAQEAAAIADVFGDAAKQPPVTTAKGHFGNLGAGGGMVETIASLISLGGELFPIRNADPLASDCPINACLNDSTPAGDQFINVNVTPQGQASAIRIKRYA; encoded by the coding sequence ATGGACAGCGTCGCTTATCGCCGGGTTGTGATTACCGGTACCGGTGTTATCTCGCCCCTCGGAAACGATCCACAAGGTCTGGTGACCCGGTTGCGGAGTTTGGAAAGCGGAATCGCTCCGCTAACCCAGGTCCCGCATGGCGTATTGCCGTTTGACAGTGCCGCCGAAGCATCGGAATTCACCGGTGATATCAGCGAATACGGACCGATGGATAAGAAGCTGCAGCGGACGATCCGCAAGGGCAGCAAAGTGATGTGCCGCGAGATCGAAATGGGCGTCGCGGCGGCTCAGCTCGCGATGCATGATTCGGCGATCAACGATGGCGAAGTCGATCGGGCTCGGTTCGGAGTCGTCTATGGCTCGGATTACATCATGTCGCTGCCCCAAGAGTTTGCAGCGGGCATCGCCAAGTGCCTCGATCAAGACGGCAATTTTGAGTTCGAAAAATGGGGCGAACTCGGCAAGCCGGAAGTCAATCCACTGTGGTTGCTAAAGTACCTGCCAAACATGCCGGCAAGCCACATTGCAATTTACAACGATTTACGTGGGCCGAATAACTCGATCACCGTTCGCGAAGCGTCTGCCGGGGCGGCGATCGCCGAAGCATATTCGACAATTTCGCGTGGTCATGCTGATGTGTTAACCGTCGGAGCAACGGGATCACGGATCCACCCATTGCGTTCGCTACACGCCGCGATGCAGGAAACATTAGCCGGCGAACAAGACGATCCAACGATGATGAGTCGCCCGTTTGCCGAAGGTCGTGACGGCAGTGTCTTGGGCGAAGGCGCCGGGGCGATGGTTTGCGAGTCTCTCGAACACGCTCAAGGCCGCGGGGCAACCATCCTCGGCGAAGTCGTCGGCTATGGCAGTAGTGCCGTTGGTCCGCTGGGTGGCAAAGCGTTTCTTCGCACGGCAATCGCCAATGTCCTGCGCGCCGCACTTGGTGAAGAAGATCCCAAGGCGATCGGGCACATTCATGCGCATGGTCTTGGCACCGTCGAGTGCGACGCACAAGAAGCCGCTGCAATCGCCGATGTCTTCGGCGATGCGGCAAAGCAGCCCCCAGTGACAACCGCCAAGGGGCACTTCGGAAACCTAGGTGCCGGCGGTGGGATGGTGGAAACGATCGCCAGCTTGATCAGCCTTGGCGGGGAATTGTTTCCGATTCGCAACGCCGATCCTTTGGCCAGCGATTGCCCGATTAATGCTTGTCTGAATGACTCAACACCCGCGGGTGACCAATTCATCAACGTCAACGTCACGCCACAGGGCCAAGCGAGCGCGATCCGCATCAAGCGCTACGCGTAG
- a CDS encoding DUF2237 family protein — MAKNVLGTDLGECGTDPMTGFYRDGCCNTGASDSGLHTVCAVMTADFLEFSKSRGNDLSTPNPTYRFPGLKPGDRWCLCAARWKEAYDAGMAPRVVLDATHISTLEFASLEELQEHAADA; from the coding sequence ATGGCGAAGAATGTATTGGGGACAGATTTAGGCGAGTGTGGGACCGATCCGATGACCGGTTTCTACCGGGATGGGTGCTGTAATACTGGAGCCTCCGATTCTGGATTGCACACCGTTTGTGCGGTGATGACGGCAGACTTTTTGGAATTCAGCAAGTCGCGCGGGAATGACCTCTCGACCCCCAACCCCACCTACCGTTTTCCGGGGCTCAAGCCCGGCGATCGTTGGTGCTTGTGTGCGGCACGTTGGAAAGAAGCATATGACGCCGGGATGGCTCCCCGGGTCGTGCTGGACGCGACGCACATTTCGACGCTTGAATTCGCGTCGCTCGAAGAGCTTCAAGAGCACGCCGCCGACGCGTGA